The genomic DNA ATCCATTAATATTATGGGGATATAacccaggctgcattgatgggcaatggcgagccttcagatgggcactgatcaggctgcattgatgggcaatagtgaaatggcagatgggcactgatcaggctgcattaatgggcaatggtgaggcactggtcaggctgcattgatgggcaatggtgaggctgcagatgggcactggtcaggctgcattgatgggcaatggtgaggctgcagatgggcactgatcaggctgcatttatgggcaatggtgaggctgcagatgggcactgattaggctgcattaatgggcaatggtgaggctgcattaatgggcaatggtgaggctgcattgatgggcactgatcaggctgcattgatgggcaatggcgagggtgcagatgggcactgatcaggctgcattgatgggcaatggcgagggtgcagatgggcactgatcaggctgcattgatgggcaatggtgaggctgcagatgggcactgtggggggggggggggggtccaggcagCAGGGGGCacctgcaccacacagggtgattagagtgtgcccaggcacatttgGCACACGTCACTGGAAGTgatagtgttgtcaccctaggacaggaagtgtgttactggcaggatcactaagtGGATATAACACAGCCAGTGTAACTAGATTTCTCATTGAATGAGATCATCATCCAACTTTATTGACCTTTTAAAATATAAGACAATATTAGATTGGTTTGGTATTAGCTCATTAAATAATGGATATGTCATAAAGAGGAGGAGCATTATGGAAAACATAATgatttaaagcaaaactccaacttttttttttgggtaagTCCAAAATTAATGTGTTCTGTAATTATCTTGAAGGGAAATGGTATTAGACATTGAAGTTCTCTGCCGAAGATGGCCAATTGTATACCGGGGTCTACATGTGATTGGGACTCCATCCTTTAAAAGTTcttaatttgacttttttttttctccttttaggaAACAGAAAAACTGGAACACGAGAAGTCTGGACTGCAGAAAGAAATCGCGGAACTGCAGAAGGAAAAAGACAAACTGGAGTTCATGCTCGTCGCCCACTCGCCCATGTGTAAGATTCACCCGGAGGAGAGGACGAGCTCCACCCACATTTCCCACCCAGTCCGCACATTGATTGGCAACAGGGTAGTCATCAAACAGGAACCGGTGGAAGAAGATATCGGTGTATCCCCTGTCACCATCAATGACAAGTCTCAGAGATCTGTGATTAAGCCAATCAACATCGGAGCAAACTTCTTCAACGAGGAGCCCCTCAACACTCCGGTGGTCATGTCTACTACGCCTCCAAGCACTCCTAACACTGCCAATCTCGTATTCACCTACCCAAGTGTACTGGATCAGGAATCTTCATCCTCTCCCACCGAGTCCTGCTCTAAAGCTCACCGTCGAAGCAGTAGCAGCGGTGACCAATCTTCTGATTCCTTGAACTCCCCAACCCTATTGGCCTTGTAACAAAGACTTCGGTTCTCTCTTGCATATCAGTAGATGTCTTGAGGGTAGACAGCTGGTGGCTGGAGCTTCCCAACCatggacaattaaaaaaaaataattaaatgaatgGTATTGCAACTGGATCGCCCATAGTTCAGATGCTTCAGTGTAGCTTGGACATGCTTGGGATCCAAATGAAGGCTGCGGAAGACCAGGCGTTTCATCCTTCACAATATTGGACTCCCATGTGGACCCAGGTGGGGTTAAATTATTTCCAGCAGCTTGTTGACCCAAGCCATTTCACTTACTCTTTACTGGTCAAAGATTactgtctctctcttttttttttttttttgttctttttgttctgGGCACTTTAAGGGAATATCTATTTTGAGGATTTACTCTTCACTGGATGAAGGTACAAATgatgtattttattattaatttgttgaaACTAGGTCTAAGACTTTGCCATGctgtatacttaaaaaaaaaaaaaaagccatggaaACTTTTGGTTGCACCCAATCACTACTGGAGAAAATTCCATGCCAGCAAAGCTCATGCCACGCCAAAGACTGTTCCGGAACACCGCGTTCTGGTAAACTCAGAAGATTTTTAAGAAAAGGAGGATTGGAGATTGGAAAcagttggtttaaaaaaaaaaaaaaaaaaaacttggcaatATTACATGCCCTTGTGCCTTTTggataaaaaaaagagaatttcTAATGAACAGTTGACAATCTGTTTTGGGAATCTGAAGTATTGTCTTTGTTTTAAAGGTCTTAGTTTAGCACATTTTTCGGGAGGGGTTCGTGCACCCCCCACTCCTTCTGCCTGTTGGGGACCGTACTCAACTTTCTCAGTCATTACAAACTTTttgcagtgtgaaaaaaaaaaaattaaaataaaaaaagggagctGGCATCTTAATTGCAAAGAAGCGGTGATCATTACGGGTTGTGTAGCCAGTTGGGGGTCCTTCATCCATGTTTTTTACCTTCTCTTTGTACTTGATGTCTCCTAATGGCAAAGTGTCGGTTAGTGGAGTTTTATAAAGGATGTATTGGGAACACGTTTGATGTCTCCATAGTTGGTACATAACTGAGGGATACTAAGAGCAAGTCGTGAAGTTTTTGAGTTCTTAAAGGTTGAAGACCCCGCTGGACTGACTTGTTCAGTTGAGGGTCTGCGAGTGGGTGATGGTGAGGGGGGTGGCGGGTTGGGAGAGTTCGCTGAATCCGCCCCGACTGGATAGAAAGGTGGCAGTAAGCCCCTTTGaggggcttgggctgctacctctgaGTACGGCGCCATGGTCGTTTCCTTCAAGAACTTTGTGGTGGTAGGTTAAAGGAGCAACCCAATCTCTAATTAGAAAATTAGCAACACAGCAACTTTCTTTGTCCTTGGTGTCACAGATACACCAGTTGGGTTACATGCTCACTCACCCATTAACATACAGCAGCAGCCCCGAAGAAGGGCGAGTACCCCCCCAAACGCGTTGGCTTTGTCATGTTTTGCTACTTTCAAAAAAACTATGACACCTTAATTTTGCTTCTAATTGGACGTTGGGCACCCTTTTAACCTACCATcacaagtaaagtttttttttttttttttttgagggcagTTGTACATTCCTTGGGAAAATGCCTAAATAATTTTTCTCAGAAGATCCTGAGTTTAAATTTCAGACTTATAACAAAATGAATAGGTTGGTGCGCAACCAATGGGAGCTGTTTAAAGTGGCACAGATCCGGCTGACTGAAGGTCGTGAAAATGGACATAGCCTTAAAAAAATAGTTTGGATGGGTGTGTGTGGatccctcttttttttattttattttttgaa from Aquarana catesbeiana isolate 2022-GZ linkage group LG04, ASM4218655v1, whole genome shotgun sequence includes the following:
- the FOSL2 gene encoding fos-related antigen 2 isoform X3, coding for MPGSSSAFIPTINAITTSQDLQWMVQPTVITSMSNPYGRPHPYGHHMPNLTSVGGHAALQRPGVIKTIGTTVGRRRRDEQVRQLSPEEEEKRRVRRERNKLAAAKCRNRRRELTDKLQAETEKLEHEKSGLQKEIAELQKEKDKLEFMLVAHSPMCKIHPEERTSSTHISHPVRTLIGNRVVIKQEPVEEDIGVSPVTINDKSQRSVIKPINIGANFFNEEPLNTPVVMSTTPPSTPNTANLVFTYPSVLDQESSSSPTESCSKAHRRSSSSGDQSSDSLNSPTLLAL
- the FOSL2 gene encoding fos-related antigen 2 isoform X1 produces the protein MYQDYPGSFDSSSRGSSNSPAGPPEGFPGTPLPTSLQQKYRNEMPGSSSAFIPTINAITTSQDLQWMVQPTVITSMSNPYGRPHPYGHHMPNLTSVGGHAALQRPGVIKTIGTTVGRRRRDEQVRQLSPEEEEKRRVRRERNKLAAAKCRNRRRELTDKLQAETEKLEHEKSGLQKEIAELQKEKDKLEFMLVAHSPMCKIHPEERTSSTHISHPVRTLIGNRVVIKQEPVEEDIGVSPVTINDKSQRSVIKPINIGANFFNEEPLNTPVVMSTTPPSTPNTANLVFTYPSVLDQESSSSPTESCSKAHRRSSSSGDQSSDSLNSPTLLAL
- the FOSL2 gene encoding fos-related antigen 2 isoform X2, with the protein product MYQDYPGSFDSSSRGSSNSPAGPPEGFPGTPLPTSLQQKYRNEMPGSSSAFIPTINAITTSQDLQWMVQPTVITSMSNPYGRPHPYGHHMPNLTSVGGHAALQRPGVIKTIGTTVGRRRRDEQLSPEEEEKRRVRRERNKLAAAKCRNRRRELTDKLQAETEKLEHEKSGLQKEIAELQKEKDKLEFMLVAHSPMCKIHPEERTSSTHISHPVRTLIGNRVVIKQEPVEEDIGVSPVTINDKSQRSVIKPINIGANFFNEEPLNTPVVMSTTPPSTPNTANLVFTYPSVLDQESSSSPTESCSKAHRRSSSSGDQSSDSLNSPTLLAL